A DNA window from Streptomyces sp. B21-083 contains the following coding sequences:
- a CDS encoding arylcarboxylate reductase, protein MRAPQTAVPSAAQCDALVDGWLGTDLDEWTRKVVARHFHPETGSPYWLRRSAELDFDPRDITRYAELTAFGPFPVDVLRTQDPADLVPLGVPRPLTGRVWDTGGTTGTPCRLFYTPAMLSHRGAWRRWSFVTEGFDEGRTWLQATPTGPHLIGNGLWEVSELYAGLAYAVDMDPRWVKRLIRGGRLADATEYTTHLLEQIADVLAQGRIDYVNTTPAVFQALVRRFPELAAPLRGVRLSGTQMSPDMYRDFVAAMGGGIVGRSYGNTFGNAAGLPVEQNAELMPYIPNYPHVTMTVVHKEDWSATVEYGTIGQVRLTVLHEDLFIPNILERDQALRYRTGEKWPSDGVANVTPLQTTSASPEGLY, encoded by the coding sequence ATGAGAGCCCCGCAGACCGCCGTGCCGTCTGCCGCGCAGTGCGACGCGCTCGTCGACGGCTGGCTCGGAACCGACCTCGACGAGTGGACCCGCAAGGTGGTCGCGCGGCACTTCCACCCCGAGACGGGCAGCCCGTACTGGCTGCGGCGTTCCGCCGAACTCGACTTCGACCCGCGGGACATCACCCGCTACGCGGAACTCACGGCGTTCGGCCCCTTCCCGGTGGACGTACTGCGCACCCAGGACCCGGCCGACCTCGTACCCCTGGGCGTGCCCCGCCCCCTGACCGGCCGCGTCTGGGACACCGGCGGCACGACCGGTACGCCCTGCCGGCTCTTCTACACGCCCGCCATGCTGTCGCACCGGGGCGCCTGGCGCCGGTGGTCCTTCGTCACCGAGGGCTTCGACGAGGGCCGGACCTGGCTCCAGGCGACCCCCACCGGTCCGCATCTGATCGGCAACGGCCTGTGGGAGGTGTCCGAGCTGTACGCGGGACTGGCGTACGCGGTCGACATGGACCCTCGCTGGGTCAAGCGGCTCATCCGGGGCGGGCGGCTGGCGGACGCGACCGAGTACACCACCCACCTGCTGGAGCAGATCGCGGACGTACTCGCCCAGGGCAGGATCGACTACGTCAACACCACACCCGCGGTCTTCCAGGCGCTGGTACGCCGGTTCCCCGAACTGGCCGCACCTCTGCGGGGTGTGCGGCTGAGCGGCACACAGATGAGCCCGGACATGTACCGGGACTTCGTGGCCGCGATGGGCGGCGGGATCGTCGGCCGCAGCTACGGCAACACCTTCGGCAACGCGGCGGGGCTTCCTGTCGAGCAAAATGCCGAGCTGATGCCATACATCCCGAATTATCCTCACGTAACCATGACGGTCGTGCACAAAGAAGACTGGTCAGCGACCGTCGAATACGGCACGATAGGACAGGTTCGACTAACCGTCCTGCACGAAGACCTGTTCATCCCCAACATTCTCGAGCGCGACCAGGCCCTGCGTTACAGGACCGGCGAGAAATGGCCATCCGATGGAGTTGCCAATGTAACTCCACTGCAAACCACTTCCGCGTCACCCGAGGGCCTCTATTAA
- a CDS encoding LamG-like jellyroll fold domain-containing protein, whose amino-acid sequence MAPEAVAAGVANSTKASSIGDMPQQILFQAGTGGYGCYRIPALVRTGDGSLLAFAEGRKTQSCGDRGDNDIVMRRSTNDGRTWGPIKVVPGGATAPGAYGTGAVPAGTEAGSPVTRTNPAPVVDEVNHRVYLLSTSNPVNHSYPRIPWVQESSDDGLTWSAPAALNVSLAPSPMASDWFATGPGHGVQLTQGAHRNRLVVGAHQQSAGGVYAGYLYLDPGAGTPQWKAAPAENSYVDGEKKPSEVSVTEVAGGEIFLAARNEGAAGKQRLGYTTAEKPADNGVPGGGVFGNPSMPSPGDIQGSVLTVQQADASKNLKEEVLLSAPADLNASNQPAKTTMTVWSRCAGSWNPAGKVVSSADRAGYSDLALMADNEIGLLYEAGPGSSGYSANEIRFTRFSQVQLATGCNASPPASTSTQPTPTLDATTPDASPQANDGYLSSTTAALSSTDPLRASTDPTRNNNSLALTAGGYAEVPYARSLRTGTGDFTYSMWFKYQAQTQDPGSEPDHILFWSNGTGSAEPQVWLRTQRLNNQLYAWAQSSSGTDRARATLEDKSGCECAFGDSKWHFVTVTRTGSRLDVQVDSGPAGASTGAVTGDVSAAPTGGVTGVRIGAKPVDASSPFAGKIDEFRLYRSALTPSQRTSLATPAASRDKVSGSTDPAADSAANAGLVLRLPFQALDRTTAVSITSITGTDDESGNCTDGTLLGARATTGGRFTDALPVSSALPGVTSELTPALDVADRDFTYAMWFRFSGSATGTSPRALLWAYGPNGTRQAQLWVQAVYKNGRTTLLATVEPDTGPGAQVATDADGQDFGDGQWHVFMLQRHGSDVRFDVWGTQGDGVALQASETVSGALSGSLTGTRASGVTGVRVGSKPDGTKVLDGDLDEFRLYDHALGPAERSAVATGGAISPTSGLAVRWSFDSKYMYAIPAHRAAPETTPATPDNSGLCNNAYVLNGGSIDTAGRLGTGLRLNGTAGTAALVPYSPSLALAPEAVAPSTRPRRQGETSDFTLSLWFRYAATATATTTTPDQVLLWAYGAGSAERQVWLRASPLNHGIYADIETGASGARVLAPDADVSRAAFGDNAWHHVTLVRAGDTLTLTVDNQASQSATTNLGDGALTATDTFAVDGFRLGGKPDGTQTLDGSLDEVRIYRQALGATDLDALQTTPDSPPAATPVLWLPFDTITARSYSRM is encoded by the coding sequence GTGGCGCCCGAGGCCGTGGCAGCCGGCGTCGCCAACTCCACGAAGGCCTCCTCCATCGGCGACATGCCGCAGCAGATCCTCTTCCAGGCGGGAACGGGCGGCTACGGCTGCTACCGCATACCCGCGCTGGTCCGTACGGGAGACGGCTCGCTCCTCGCCTTCGCCGAGGGCCGTAAGACGCAGTCCTGCGGCGACCGCGGCGACAACGACATCGTCATGCGGCGGTCCACCAACGACGGCCGTACCTGGGGGCCGATCAAGGTCGTCCCCGGCGGCGCCACCGCGCCCGGGGCGTACGGAACCGGCGCGGTCCCGGCCGGCACCGAGGCCGGGTCGCCGGTCACCCGGACCAACCCCGCGCCGGTGGTCGACGAGGTCAACCACCGTGTCTACCTTCTCTCCACCTCCAATCCGGTCAACCACAGCTACCCCCGGATTCCCTGGGTGCAGGAAAGCAGTGACGACGGGCTCACCTGGAGCGCTCCCGCCGCGCTGAACGTCAGCCTCGCTCCCTCGCCCATGGCGTCGGACTGGTTCGCGACCGGCCCCGGTCACGGTGTGCAGCTCACCCAAGGGGCGCACAGGAACCGACTCGTCGTGGGTGCGCACCAGCAGTCAGCAGGCGGCGTCTACGCCGGTTACCTGTATCTCGACCCGGGTGCCGGGACTCCGCAGTGGAAAGCCGCGCCGGCCGAGAACTCGTACGTGGACGGTGAGAAAAAGCCGTCCGAGGTGAGCGTGACCGAGGTGGCAGGCGGAGAGATCTTTCTGGCAGCCCGCAACGAAGGTGCCGCCGGCAAGCAGAGGCTCGGCTACACCACCGCCGAAAAGCCCGCGGACAACGGGGTCCCGGGGGGCGGAGTCTTCGGCAACCCGTCCATGCCCTCGCCCGGCGACATCCAGGGCTCTGTCCTGACGGTGCAGCAGGCGGACGCCTCCAAGAACCTGAAGGAGGAAGTCCTGCTGTCCGCCCCGGCCGACCTGAACGCGAGCAACCAGCCCGCGAAGACCACGATGACCGTCTGGTCGCGCTGCGCAGGCAGCTGGAACCCCGCAGGGAAGGTGGTCAGTTCCGCCGACCGGGCGGGCTACTCCGACCTGGCCCTGATGGCGGACAACGAGATCGGTCTGCTCTACGAGGCCGGACCGGGCTCCTCCGGCTACTCCGCCAACGAGATCCGCTTCACCCGCTTCTCCCAGGTGCAACTCGCCACCGGTTGCAACGCGTCACCGCCCGCGAGTACGTCGACGCAGCCGACTCCCACCCTCGACGCCACCACCCCGGACGCCTCCCCGCAGGCGAACGACGGCTATCTCAGCTCCACCACGGCGGCTCTGAGCAGCACCGACCCGCTCCGAGCGTCGACCGACCCGACCCGCAACAACAACAGCCTCGCCCTCACCGCGGGTGGCTACGCCGAGGTTCCGTACGCCCGCTCGCTGCGTACGGGGACAGGCGACTTCACCTACTCGATGTGGTTCAAGTACCAGGCGCAGACGCAGGACCCCGGGTCCGAGCCCGACCACATCCTGTTCTGGTCCAACGGCACCGGATCAGCGGAACCCCAGGTCTGGCTCAGAACCCAGCGGCTAAACAACCAGTTGTACGCGTGGGCGCAGAGCAGCAGTGGCACCGACCGGGCCCGCGCGACACTCGAGGACAAGTCGGGGTGCGAGTGCGCCTTCGGCGACAGCAAGTGGCACTTCGTCACGGTCACCCGGACCGGATCCCGGCTCGACGTCCAGGTCGACAGCGGTCCCGCCGGGGCGTCGACCGGTGCCGTCACAGGCGATGTCTCAGCCGCTCCCACCGGCGGCGTCACCGGTGTCCGCATCGGCGCCAAGCCCGTCGACGCCTCCAGCCCCTTCGCCGGGAAGATCGACGAGTTCCGCCTGTACCGCAGTGCGCTGACCCCCTCGCAGCGGACCTCACTGGCCACTCCCGCCGCCAGCCGCGACAAGGTGAGCGGGTCCACCGACCCGGCGGCGGACAGCGCCGCCAACGCCGGCCTCGTACTGCGCCTGCCCTTCCAGGCCCTCGACCGGACCACCGCGGTGAGCATCACCAGCATCACGGGTACCGACGACGAGTCGGGCAACTGCACCGACGGCACCCTCCTGGGCGCCAGAGCCACAACGGGCGGCAGGTTCACGGACGCACTGCCGGTGAGTTCCGCACTTCCCGGCGTCACCTCGGAGCTCACGCCGGCCCTGGACGTCGCCGATCGCGACTTCACCTACGCGATGTGGTTCAGGTTCTCCGGCTCCGCCACGGGCACCAGCCCGCGCGCACTTCTGTGGGCCTACGGGCCGAACGGGACGAGACAGGCACAACTCTGGGTCCAGGCGGTGTACAAGAACGGAAGGACAACGCTGCTGGCCACGGTCGAGCCGGACACGGGCCCCGGCGCACAGGTGGCGACCGATGCCGACGGACAGGACTTCGGCGACGGACAGTGGCACGTGTTCATGCTGCAACGTCACGGCAGTGACGTGCGGTTCGACGTCTGGGGCACGCAGGGCGACGGGGTCGCCCTCCAGGCGTCGGAGACCGTCTCCGGTGCTCTGAGCGGTTCCCTCACCGGCACCAGGGCCAGCGGTGTGACCGGTGTCAGAGTGGGATCCAAGCCCGACGGCACCAAGGTTCTCGACGGCGACCTCGACGAGTTCCGTCTCTACGACCACGCCCTCGGTCCCGCCGAACGCAGCGCGGTCGCCACCGGCGGAGCGATCTCACCGACATCCGGTCTCGCGGTGCGCTGGAGCTTCGACAGCAAGTACATGTACGCGATCCCGGCACACCGGGCCGCGCCCGAGACCACTCCCGCGACCCCCGATAACTCCGGCTTGTGCAACAACGCCTACGTGCTCAACGGCGGAAGCATCGACACCGCAGGCAGGCTCGGCACCGGGCTGCGCCTGAACGGCACGGCCGGAACCGCCGCCCTGGTGCCGTACAGCCCCAGCCTCGCGCTGGCACCCGAGGCGGTAGCCCCCTCGACGCGACCGCGCAGACAGGGCGAGACCTCCGACTTCACCCTCTCACTGTGGTTCAGGTACGCGGCCACGGCCACCGCCACGACCACCACGCCGGATCAAGTGCTTTTGTGGGCCTACGGCGCCGGCAGCGCGGAGCGCCAGGTCTGGCTGCGCGCCAGCCCGTTGAACCACGGCATCTACGCGGACATCGAAACCGGTGCCTCAGGAGCCCGCGTCCTGGCCCCGGACGCGGATGTGAGCCGGGCCGCCTTCGGGGACAACGCGTGGCACCACGTCACCCTGGTCCGCGCCGGAGACACCCTGACACTCACGGTGGACAACCAGGCATCCCAGAGCGCCACGACCAACCTCGGCGACGGCGCCCTGACCGCCACCGACACCTTCGCGGTCGACGGATTCCGCCTGGGCGGCAAGCCCGACGGCACCCAGACCCTGGACGGTTCTCTCGACGAGGTCCGTATCTACCGGCAGGCTCTCGGCGCCACGGACCTGGACGCCCTCCAGACGACACCTGACAGCCCGCCGGCCGCGACCCCCGTACTCTGGCTGCCCTTCGACACGATCACCGCCCGGAGCTACTCCCGGATGTGA
- a CDS encoding AAA family ATPase, which yields MILIERQEELSALHDLLSESRCGNGQVALVHGAAGNGKSELLYAFAEEASTAGSLVLGAVGREEERDVPLGLVRQLARDLLLPEPLRTRMALLESSLAAGPDAHQVSLALQARVAHDLCRTLLLAAGAGGLLISIDDIQHVDSASLGCLLHLVPHTRSAPVMLVFSRPDSARHCPPQLSAELLRHPRYRRFRLTPLSPRGTTALAEQALGAEEAQIFGHVYHSASGGNPLLIRALLGDRRDRPVDHDGTQSATPFMGEQFGQAVLACVRRGEQQVLGVARTMAVLDDCASPARIGRLLRMSPAAVAEALRQLEAAGLAKGHHFRHPAARSAVLEDTPSDVLRELRLDSAELLHHEGAPAPTVARHLVAEGHPPQRWAVPVLTDASEHARQCGDLTFALQCLELALTGCEDIREQAVMTMMITRLEWQLNPSTAAPRLAWLTDALLAGILPIQLAVPLFRALLWHGRPSEAARVIRQLGPDTPGSHGLLSESREWLRNRYPAMLTLLAPVPDSSGAHGIREPAANKSALLAETIFGSTLRGGGDESSARSAEQLLRSCHLDDSNLCALESALLALVYADRLDRAALWTGKLLQEATARRVPTWQAKLTAIRAEVALRQGDLNEAYGLARSAMTHLSPRSWGVAVGAPLSVLVLAATAVGADDAAEEHLRHSVPDAIFQSRYGLQYLYARGHHHLAANRVHMALDDFLRCGDQARAWDMDLPAILPWRSGAAAAHLRLGQRDQVRRLAEAELARPGSAKSRNRGVALCLLAEIAEPHRRTSLLLEAVGILRLAGDRLELARALAALSSAQRATGEAEQARRALYQALQLADLCGARRLQRSLLHRSSEEGPACPPVLPKDPLSAAERRVASLAALGNSNREISDQLCITVSTVEQHLTRVYRKLNVASRADLPSELQTLAV from the coding sequence ATGATACTGATCGAGCGTCAAGAAGAGCTGTCCGCCCTACACGACCTGCTCTCCGAAAGCCGCTGCGGCAATGGACAGGTCGCCCTTGTCCACGGCGCGGCGGGCAACGGCAAGTCCGAACTGCTGTACGCCTTCGCCGAGGAGGCGTCCACGGCCGGTTCCCTCGTCCTCGGAGCCGTCGGCCGGGAGGAGGAGCGCGACGTCCCCCTCGGGCTCGTCCGGCAGCTCGCCCGGGACCTCTTACTCCCTGAGCCGCTACGCACGCGGATGGCCCTGCTGGAGAGCAGCCTGGCGGCCGGCCCGGACGCCCACCAGGTGTCACTCGCTCTGCAGGCCCGGGTCGCGCACGACCTGTGCCGGACGCTGCTGCTCGCCGCCGGAGCGGGCGGTCTGCTGATCAGCATCGACGACATCCAGCACGTCGACTCCGCTTCTCTGGGCTGTCTGCTGCATCTCGTTCCGCACACGCGGTCCGCCCCCGTGATGCTGGTGTTCAGCCGACCGGACAGCGCCCGCCACTGTCCTCCGCAGCTGAGCGCCGAGCTGCTGCGCCATCCGCGTTACCGGCGCTTCCGGCTCACTCCCCTGTCGCCGAGGGGGACGACCGCGTTGGCGGAGCAGGCACTGGGCGCCGAGGAGGCACAGATCTTCGGCCACGTCTACCACTCCGCCAGCGGCGGCAACCCCCTGCTGATCCGCGCGTTGCTGGGGGACCGGCGTGACCGGCCGGTGGATCACGACGGCACCCAGTCCGCGACACCGTTCATGGGAGAGCAGTTCGGGCAGGCGGTGCTCGCCTGCGTGCGCAGGGGTGAGCAGCAGGTCCTCGGCGTGGCCCGCACGATGGCCGTGCTGGACGACTGCGCTTCCCCCGCTCGCATCGGCCGTCTCCTCCGGATGAGTCCCGCCGCGGTGGCTGAAGCGCTGCGGCAGTTGGAGGCCGCCGGGCTCGCCAAGGGTCACCACTTCCGTCATCCGGCGGCCCGCTCGGCCGTCCTGGAGGACACCCCGTCCGACGTACTCAGGGAACTGCGGCTCGATTCGGCGGAGCTGCTCCACCACGAAGGAGCCCCGGCACCCACCGTCGCCCGCCACCTTGTCGCGGAAGGACACCCGCCACAGCGCTGGGCCGTTCCGGTTCTGACGGACGCCTCCGAACACGCGCGTCAGTGCGGCGACCTCACCTTCGCCCTGCAGTGCCTGGAACTGGCGCTGACCGGCTGCGAGGACATCCGCGAGCAAGCAGTCATGACGATGATGATCACCCGGCTCGAGTGGCAGCTCAATCCCTCCACCGCGGCTCCCCGACTCGCATGGCTGACCGACGCGCTGCTGGCCGGCATCCTGCCGATCCAGCTCGCCGTCCCGCTCTTCCGGGCCCTGCTGTGGCACGGCCGTCCCAGCGAGGCCGCCAGGGTGATCCGGCAGCTCGGCCCGGACACACCTGGCTCCCACGGCCTGCTCTCGGAATCCCGCGAATGGCTGCGGAACCGGTATCCGGCGATGCTCACGCTCCTGGCCCCCGTCCCGGACAGCTCCGGTGCCCACGGCATCCGGGAACCAGCCGCCAACAAGTCCGCTTTGCTCGCCGAAACGATCTTCGGATCGACCCTGCGCGGCGGGGGTGACGAGTCCAGCGCCCGGAGCGCGGAGCAGCTGCTGCGTTCCTGCCACCTGGACGACTCGAACCTGTGCGCGCTGGAGTCCGCGCTGCTCGCGCTCGTCTACGCGGACAGGCTCGACCGGGCCGCCCTGTGGACGGGCAAGCTCCTCCAGGAGGCCACCGCCCGGCGGGTGCCTACATGGCAGGCGAAGCTCACCGCGATACGCGCCGAAGTCGCCCTGCGTCAGGGCGACTTGAACGAGGCGTACGGTCTAGCCCGCTCGGCCATGACACACCTGTCGCCTCGCAGCTGGGGAGTCGCCGTCGGCGCCCCGCTGAGCGTCCTCGTCCTGGCCGCGACCGCCGTGGGGGCGGACGACGCCGCCGAGGAACATCTGCGTCACTCGGTACCGGACGCGATTTTCCAGTCCCGGTACGGCCTGCAGTACCTGTATGCCCGGGGCCACCACCACCTTGCCGCCAACCGGGTGCACATGGCCCTGGACGACTTCCTGCGCTGCGGTGATCAGGCCCGCGCCTGGGACATGGACCTGCCCGCGATCCTCCCTTGGCGCAGCGGTGCGGCGGCCGCCCATCTGCGCCTGGGGCAGCGCGACCAGGTTCGCCGCCTCGCGGAGGCGGAACTCGCCCGGCCCGGCAGCGCCAAGTCCCGCAACCGTGGTGTCGCCCTGTGCCTGCTCGCCGAGATCGCCGAGCCGCACCGACGGACAAGTCTGCTGCTGGAGGCCGTCGGCATCCTGCGGCTCGCCGGGGACCGGCTTGAACTCGCCCGGGCACTGGCCGCGTTGAGTTCCGCACAGAGGGCGACCGGCGAGGCCGAGCAGGCACGGCGGGCGCTGTACCAGGCGCTGCAACTGGCCGATCTGTGCGGAGCGCGGCGGCTGCAGCGATCCCTGCTGCACCGCAGCAGCGAGGAGGGTCCGGCCTGTCCGCCCGTTCTTCCGAAGGATCCGCTCAGCGCGGCGGAGCGCCGGGTCGCTTCCCTGGCCGCGCTCGGCAACTCCAACCGTGAGATCTCGGACCAGCTGTGCATCACGGTGAGCACGGTGGAGCAGCACCTGACCCGCGTGTACCGCAAGCTCAACGTCGCCAGCCGCGCGGACCTGCCCAGCGAGTTACAGACACTGGCCGTCTGA
- a CDS encoding ACP S-malonyltransferase, whose translation MALGFLFGGGVGTEVHGLEMYRTHSVMRDLYEQVSAWTGMTVGQILEEELPEPQEERQSAGTVRETALALGIHDVLAEQGLRPAVLGGLSLGAMTASCLAGAIGRQELFEMLVHARHTPELPPEEPEQGLTLAFAPTEGDLVAAYRGEGRPGVHLSGDFGPTADGAMRILMLSGERAALDALAADLPPGTVAPLPGRPIAVHSPLRSHFREFMAPYIDAMPFKAPEVPLVSCLERRTLTTAEEVRDLFDRNSTDPISLVDVCDEMKDQGVRLGLIMGGSIPDGILRFPFPVVHVDKPEHIQQVLNSVYEFGIDLSPAQAR comes from the coding sequence ATGGCATTGGGCTTTCTGTTCGGCGGCGGCGTCGGTACCGAAGTGCACGGCCTGGAGATGTATCGGACCCATTCGGTGATGCGTGATCTGTACGAGCAGGTCTCGGCATGGACCGGCATGACGGTGGGGCAGATCCTGGAGGAGGAACTGCCGGAGCCCCAGGAGGAAAGGCAGAGTGCCGGGACGGTCCGCGAGACCGCGCTGGCCCTCGGCATCCACGACGTACTGGCGGAGCAGGGGCTGCGTCCGGCGGTGCTCGGCGGCCTGAGCCTCGGCGCCATGACGGCGAGCTGTCTCGCGGGCGCGATCGGCCGGCAGGAGCTGTTCGAGATGCTCGTGCACGCCCGCCACACCCCCGAACTGCCTCCCGAGGAGCCGGAGCAGGGCCTCACCCTGGCGTTCGCGCCGACCGAAGGCGACCTGGTGGCCGCGTATCGCGGCGAGGGCCGCCCCGGTGTTCATCTGTCCGGCGACTTCGGCCCGACGGCGGACGGGGCCATGCGCATCCTGATGCTGTCGGGCGAGCGGGCGGCGCTGGACGCGCTGGCAGCCGACCTGCCCCCGGGCACCGTCGCTCCCCTGCCGGGCCGGCCGATCGCCGTGCACTCCCCGTTGCGCAGCCACTTCCGCGAGTTCATGGCGCCCTACATCGACGCGATGCCGTTCAAGGCGCCCGAGGTGCCGCTCGTCTCCTGCCTGGAGCGCAGGACACTGACCACGGCCGAGGAGGTGCGGGACCTGTTCGACCGGAATTCCACGGATCCGATCAGCCTGGTCGACGTCTGCGACGAGATGAAGGACCAGGGTGTGCGTCTGGGCCTCATCATGGGCGGTTCCATCCCTGACGGGATCCTCAGGTTCCCGTTCCCCGTGGTGCACGTCGACAAGCCGGAGCACATCCAGCAGGTGCTGAACAGCGTGTACGAGTTCGGCATAGACCTCTCGCCCGCGCAGGCCCGATGA